One genomic segment of Bombyx mori chromosome W, ASM3026992v2 includes these proteins:
- the LOC134201753 gene encoding uncharacterized protein LOC134201753: MTSVEAEVAVVSVTSRIPEFWCDQPRLWYVQCEAILAPQKLSDEARYNLVVTKLGKDVVQQVSDILLKPPDEKKFDTLKERLLKIYEESEMRQFQKLLSEMELGDQKPSQLLRRMRDLARDKMPDETLRIMWQGHLPAAVRGVLAVCEAKDLEHLSAIADKVIETTQPLQVSEISP, translated from the exons ATGACTTCAGTTGAAGCAGAAGTAGCCGTTGTTTCTGTAACTTCGAGGATTCCTGAGTTTTGGTGCGACCAACCACGCTTATGGTACGTGCAATGTGAAGCTATCCTAGCACCGCAGAAGTTAAGTGATGAGGCCCGATACAACCTAGTTGTTACTAAATTAGGCAAGGACGTCGTACAACAGGTCAGTGACATTCTGTTAAAACCACCTGATGAGAAGAAATTTGATACGCTGAAAGAACGTTTGTTAAAAATCTATGAAGAATCGGAGATGAGACAATTTCAAAAATTGCTTAGCGAGATGGAGTTGGGGGATCAGAAGCCCTCTCAACTCTTACGCCGTATGAGGGATCTGGCTCGCGATAAAATGCCCGATGAGACCCTTAGAATTATGTGGCAAGGTCATCTACCCGCGGCAGTTCGAGGAGTGCTAGCAGTCTGCGAAGCAAAAGACTTAGAGCACCTGTCGGCAATTGCGGATAAAGTCATCGAGACGACGCAGCCCTTGCAAGTGTCTGAA ATATCGCCATAG